Proteins encoded together in one Lysinibacillus sp. FSL K6-0232 window:
- the fliJ gene encoding flagellar export protein FliJ: MVNYMYRFEKVLTIREQEKNETEIAYKESVRSFEEIATKLYELLKKKEDLMAFQQERLTVGSSIDEIHHYSRFIDSLEKTIADVQQKVIQARAKMNWHEEKLLEKNLEVRKFEKMKEKDFKLFQQEQDRIESLFLDEISLQTYNKKEIR, translated from the coding sequence GTGGTTAATTATATGTATCGATTTGAAAAAGTGTTAACCATTCGTGAGCAAGAGAAAAATGAAACTGAAATAGCTTATAAAGAATCTGTCCGTTCTTTTGAAGAGATTGCAACAAAGCTATATGAATTGCTAAAAAAGAAAGAGGATTTAATGGCTTTTCAGCAAGAGCGCTTAACTGTCGGTTCATCTATAGATGAAATTCATCATTATAGCCGTTTTATTGATAGTCTTGAGAAAACAATTGCAGATGTACAACAAAAAGTTATACAGGCTCGTGCAAAGATGAATTGGCATGAAGAAAAACTATTAGAAAAAAACTTGGAAGTACGTAAATTTGAAAAAATGAAAGAAAAGGATTTTAAACTATTTCAACAAGAGCAAGATCGGATAGAAAGCCTTTTTTTAGATGAAATTTCATTACAAACGTATAACAAGAAAGAAATCAGGTGA
- a CDS encoding MotE family protein has protein sequence MAKKDNRLAAELIEEQPKKKKGGFLKFFTWIVLPIMFVVAVLLVVATLMNTNVFDLGKKAIDQLPFMPSAEQQAKDAVVNNDSKMVNLQAEIQEKEAEITQLQQKLDTATTENEQLQVEKEQLQLEIDKLMQEQDEVKRDFNEILTTFDKMTPKKAAAILTNMSDAETLRILTNLKPDKLAAILEKMEAVDAAKYAELMAQVQPQPEAQQ, from the coding sequence ATGGCAAAAAAAGATAATCGGTTGGCAGCAGAATTGATCGAAGAACAGCCGAAGAAAAAAAAAGGTGGCTTTCTAAAGTTTTTTACTTGGATTGTACTGCCCATTATGTTTGTTGTAGCAGTTTTACTTGTTGTAGCAACATTAATGAATACGAATGTTTTTGATTTAGGAAAAAAGGCGATAGACCAACTACCATTTATGCCATCAGCAGAGCAGCAAGCAAAAGATGCCGTTGTTAATAATGATTCAAAGATGGTCAATCTACAGGCAGAAATACAAGAAAAGGAAGCCGAAATTACGCAGCTTCAACAAAAGCTTGATACAGCTACAACAGAAAATGAGCAGTTGCAAGTTGAAAAAGAGCAACTTCAACTTGAAATTGATAAGTTAATGCAAGAACAAGATGAGGTTAAGCGGGACTTTAATGAGATTTTAACAACATTCGACAAAATGACACCTAAAAAAGCAGCAGCAATTCTTACTAATATGAGCGATGCAGAAACACTGCGTATTTTAACAAATTTAAAGCCAGATAAGCTAGCAGCTATTTTAGAGAAAATGGAAGCTGTTGATGCAGCGAAATATGCAGAATTAATGGCCCAAGTTCAACCTCAACCTGAGGCTCAGCAATAA